Proteins from one Listeria innocua genomic window:
- a CDS encoding sugar-binding transcriptional regulator — MKWEEKRDMVKIATWYYHYGWTQAQIAKKIGISRSIISKTLQRAKDLGIVEIFIKDETYYTVDLEQKLEEKFGLEEAIVVATHDMSEEEALNFLAKEAAYTLSKRIAKVNTLGISWGKTIRKFANEFPYIPHKDLTIIPLIGGMGSSDIDLHSNQICYDLKKKMQCHSKYLYAPALVEDTEMKADLSKNKYINEVLEEGKTVDMAIVGVSSPYNQSTMEEIGYITPEDIEELRYKDVVGDINSRFFTANGEEANTQINTHVIGLSLEELKKIPTVVALANGLQKKDALVSALNAGLIDVIVITDRMAEYILQKND; from the coding sequence ATGAAATGGGAAGAAAAAAGAGATATGGTGAAAATCGCTACATGGTACTATCATTATGGTTGGACTCAAGCGCAAATCGCCAAAAAAATCGGGATTTCAAGGTCAATTATTTCTAAAACTTTGCAACGTGCAAAAGACTTAGGTATTGTAGAAATTTTCATTAAAGACGAAACATACTATACGGTAGATTTAGAACAAAAACTAGAAGAAAAGTTTGGTTTAGAAGAAGCGATTGTCGTTGCCACACACGATATGTCCGAAGAAGAAGCCCTTAATTTTCTAGCCAAAGAAGCAGCATATACGCTTAGTAAAAGAATTGCCAAAGTAAATACGCTTGGGATTTCATGGGGGAAAACAATTCGTAAATTTGCCAATGAATTCCCGTATATCCCTCATAAAGACTTAACTATTATTCCGTTAATCGGCGGTATGGGATCAAGCGATATTGACCTCCATTCCAACCAAATTTGCTACGATTTAAAGAAAAAAATGCAGTGTCATAGTAAATATTTGTATGCACCTGCCCTTGTAGAAGATACGGAAATGAAAGCCGACCTCTCTAAAAACAAATACATTAATGAAGTCCTTGAAGAAGGTAAAACTGTTGATATGGCTATTGTTGGAGTATCAAGCCCTTACAATCAAAGTACAATGGAAGAAATTGGTTATATTACCCCCGAAGATATTGAAGAACTTCGATACAAAGATGTTGTCGGCGATATTAATTCACGGTTTTTCACGGCAAATGGAGAAGAAGCAAATACACAGATAAATACACATGTCATCGGGCTCAGTTTAGAAGAACTCAAAAAAATCCCAACAGTCGTTGCTTTAGCAAATGGACTACAAAAAAAAGACGCACTTGTTTCAGCACTTAATGCCGGATTGATAGATGTGATTGTGATTACTGATAGAATGGCTGAATACATCCTACAAAAAAACGATTGA
- a CDS encoding LPXTG cell wall anchor domain-containing protein codes for MKKIGFIIFCCLFLFAAPFYVEAKTADTATSKASVVIKKDPRKAKSGTDDRTGTYPTKFPRKLPKTGESGDLPLIIAGISLILFVSKKHFKGVREEI; via the coding sequence TTGAAAAAAATAGGATTCATTATATTTTGTTGTTTATTCTTATTCGCAGCACCATTTTATGTAGAAGCAAAGACGGCGGATACAGCGACTAGTAAAGCAAGCGTTGTAATTAAGAAAGACCCTCGTAAGGCCAAAAGTGGGACAGATGATAGAACAGGCACGTATCCTACAAAGTTCCCCAGAAAGCTTCCGAAAACTGGGGAGTCGGGCGATTTACCACTTATTATTGCCGGAATTAGCCTCATTTTATTTGTAAGTAAAAAACACTTTAAGGGGGTGAGGGAAGAGATTTAA
- a CDS encoding Crp/Fnr family transcriptional regulator — protein MEELFTYKEFIKMMQNYGIRHKKRKLRRNENVMTNSSSPNSVILLIKGYICSYTCESPETLLSVFEPGVFLSYSILEDLPPLVTNIALSEECIVYEYEKEDIEYALSLFPENFGFQYFFLKKIGRHLYYKALLNAKDHQEKLYYTIKYLGKLIGEKDGKGNIVLPPEITIKILIEYSTLSKAAFYRQRIRLIEEEILKPHKKTFLVPKKVVKHYEKQLTSI, from the coding sequence GTGGAAGAATTATTTACATACAAAGAATTTATCAAAATGATGCAAAATTATGGAATTAGACATAAAAAACGCAAATTAAGACGTAATGAAAATGTAATGACCAATTCTTCAAGTCCGAATAGTGTCATTTTATTAATAAAAGGTTATATATGCAGTTACACATGCGAGTCGCCTGAAACACTATTATCTGTTTTTGAGCCAGGCGTATTTCTAAGTTATTCGATTTTAGAAGATTTGCCACCGCTTGTAACGAATATTGCGCTTTCAGAAGAGTGCATTGTGTATGAGTATGAAAAAGAAGACATCGAATATGCATTATCGCTCTTCCCAGAAAACTTTGGCTTTCAATATTTCTTTTTAAAAAAGATTGGACGTCATTTATACTATAAGGCTTTACTTAATGCCAAAGATCACCAAGAAAAATTATATTATACGATTAAGTATTTAGGAAAACTCATTGGTGAAAAGGATGGAAAAGGCAATATTGTCTTACCACCAGAAATTACAATCAAAATCTTAATTGAATACAGCACCTTATCAAAAGCGGCTTTTTATAGACAGCGTATCCGTCTAATAGAAGAAGAAATTTTAAAGCCACATAAAAAAACTTTCTTAGTCCCGAAGAAAGTAGTAAAACACTATGAAAAACAGCTAACTAGTATTTAA
- a CDS encoding WxL domain-containing protein → MTSRTVKVTTASLLALGLIVAPVLSGDFASAATSVTQDSKGIVKFDKSATPDPVPVDPDPTDPDPVVPNPTDPPVGSDGLWILAVSNWDFGTLDSSELSKGAINAHAKDGKITTYEDTNGNGKQDLPGEVSVTKDVTPFAQVSDLRGSNNGWTLSVTGSEFKDSSTPAKKIAGAELTIPKSTVKSKDSTAKAPTGYDNVAISMTGGAAVPVMAAKDLQATTPTDFSDDEGMGTWTDSFGSAEVSATETSKPKLSIPKNVAVAEGTYQSTLTWTLSDTPAV, encoded by the coding sequence ATGACAAGTAGGACAGTAAAAGTAACAACAGCAAGTTTATTAGCACTAGGACTTATTGTAGCACCAGTACTTTCTGGGGATTTTGCTTCAGCAGCAACTTCCGTAACACAAGATTCAAAAGGGATTGTAAAATTTGATAAAAGCGCAACTCCAGATCCAGTTCCAGTAGATCCAGATCCAACTGACCCAGATCCAGTTGTTCCAAATCCAACTGATCCACCAGTAGGTAGTGATGGTCTATGGATTTTAGCAGTATCTAATTGGGACTTTGGTACACTTGACTCATCCGAATTATCTAAAGGTGCAATAAATGCCCATGCTAAAGATGGAAAAATTACTACGTATGAAGATACTAACGGAAATGGTAAGCAAGATTTACCAGGAGAAGTTTCTGTAACTAAAGATGTAACTCCTTTCGCTCAGGTTAGTGATTTACGTGGTTCGAATAATGGTTGGACTCTTTCTGTAACAGGTAGTGAGTTCAAAGATTCTTCTACACCTGCAAAAAAAATCGCTGGTGCTGAGTTAACTATTCCAAAATCTACAGTTAAATCAAAAGATTCTACCGCAAAAGCACCAACTGGATATGATAACGTAGCAATTTCTATGACTGGCGGAGCAGCAGTTCCTGTAATGGCAGCTAAAGATTTGCAAGCTACTACACCAACAGACTTCAGTGATGATGAAGGTATGGGAACTTGGACAGATAGCTTTGGTTCAGCAGAAGTATCTGCAACAGAAACATCTAAGCCGAAATTATCTATTCCTAAAAACGTGGCTGTAGCAGAAGGCACTTATCAAAGTACATTAACTTGGACTTTAAGCGATACACCAGCAGTCTAA
- a CDS encoding LapB repeat-containing protein — protein sequence MKINWKKVLVFVLILALISPVYSKAIETEQSISPEQPVEPVVEEAIKKTPEKKEMEPEPKKEPEPPKKEEIETKKPSTEPSKLKANPSSIPENSTIADLFPDPVMAESVVTNLNNQIRYKNDWVVTDVITQKDLDNLSSFTDLSTVIIKNLEGIQYMTNLNRISLRSDDDLQGLSALLKAPNGYPNLQEITILRGGITDISPILKINAPKLAFLNLSQNKISDLSPFANLPNNFPVLEEIILASNNISNVEPLAKYASASMRFLLLNSNSISDLSSFKNNSMPKLVEIVCTYQQVYLEPMDLSAKYDFTLKAAEAKGVNKSIPITVFDPIATIDNTTSMITWKQNVIEKKPEIFLKEGGFQEGVKYGWDETTPVKDDIGKVIFDGTFFQPLVYIVAPKITSYEKQLIYDIDTPLTEEQLLKDAKIVTDQPSKITTNFKDKIPSSPDPTKYVVTIEASNIDGGESVNVDVIFQPKPPIITADEEYTYLVGEAIDANQFRLDVNATLTGVGSLVDDFESVVDLTKAGDYVVTLSSPGNPPASQTAIPVTVVVHVRESMELQIPNDFRMGIDENSESVPILNRKQTLKCYGADGKVDLKVTDRRRSKQGWTLTGAMTTFTNSSGDIIQSSLKYQSKSSGSSPVYLNNANQPIEQKQATPTETGFVSTIFDLEDSLSIEIQPNDALVGDAYESKVTWTLEDAPRP from the coding sequence ATGAAAATAAATTGGAAGAAAGTTCTGGTTTTTGTTTTGATTTTGGCGCTTATCAGTCCCGTTTACTCGAAAGCTATAGAGACGGAACAAAGCATATCGCCAGAACAACCAGTGGAGCCGGTAGTAGAGGAAGCTATAAAGAAAACTCCAGAAAAAAAAGAAATGGAACCAGAACCAAAGAAAGAGCCAGAGCCACCAAAAAAAGAAGAGATTGAAACAAAAAAACCGTCGACCGAACCTAGCAAACTGAAAGCTAACCCTTCATCAATACCCGAGAATAGTACGATAGCAGATTTATTTCCGGATCCGGTAATGGCAGAATCGGTAGTTACAAACTTAAATAATCAAATCCGCTATAAAAATGATTGGGTTGTGACTGATGTTATTACACAAAAGGATTTAGATAATCTATCTTCTTTTACTGATTTATCCACAGTAATTATAAAAAATCTGGAAGGTATACAGTATATGACTAATCTAAATAGAATAAGTTTAAGGTCAGATGATGATTTGCAAGGTCTATCAGCTTTATTAAAAGCACCAAATGGATATCCTAATTTGCAGGAGATAACTATTTTAAGAGGAGGAATTACGGATATTTCACCGATCTTAAAAATAAATGCACCAAAGTTAGCATTCCTAAACTTATCTCAGAATAAGATTAGTGATTTATCTCCATTTGCTAATCTGCCGAACAATTTTCCTGTGCTGGAGGAAATAATACTTGCGTCTAACAATATTTCAAATGTCGAGCCCTTAGCTAAATATGCTAGTGCTAGTATGAGGTTTCTTCTTCTTAATAGCAATAGTATTTCTGATTTATCGAGTTTTAAAAATAATTCTATGCCAAAACTAGTCGAAATTGTGTGTACTTATCAACAAGTTTATTTAGAACCAATGGATCTTTCAGCAAAATATGATTTTACTTTAAAGGCAGCAGAGGCTAAAGGTGTGAACAAATCAATTCCTATAACTGTGTTCGATCCAATTGCGACAATTGATAATACAACTTCCATGATTACTTGGAAGCAAAATGTCATAGAAAAGAAACCAGAAATATTTTTAAAAGAAGGTGGATTTCAAGAAGGCGTTAAATATGGATGGGATGAAACTACTCCGGTTAAGGATGATATTGGCAAGGTAATCTTTGATGGTACATTTTTTCAACCATTAGTATATATAGTGGCTCCAAAAATTACATCATATGAAAAACAACTTATTTATGATATTGACACGCCACTCACAGAGGAACAATTGTTAAAAGATGCAAAAATCGTAACAGACCAACCATCAAAAATCACAACTAATTTTAAAGACAAAATACCGAGTTCGCCAGATCCCACTAAATATGTAGTGACAATCGAAGCTTCTAATATAGATGGAGGTGAGTCGGTAAATGTGGATGTTATATTTCAACCAAAGCCACCTATCATAACTGCGGATGAAGAATATACCTATTTAGTTGGTGAAGCTATTGATGCTAATCAATTTAGATTAGACGTGAATGCGACTTTGACTGGTGTTGGTTCGCTAGTGGATGATTTTGAGTCAGTAGTAGACCTAACGAAAGCTGGTGATTATGTTGTAACGCTGTCGTCTCCCGGAAATCCACCAGCTTCTCAAACAGCTATTCCTGTAACCGTAGTTGTTCACGTCAGAGAAAGTATGGAGCTCCAAATTCCTAATGATTTTCGGATGGGTATAGATGAAAATTCAGAATCGGTGCCGATATTAAATAGAAAACAAACCCTGAAATGTTATGGGGCTGACGGAAAAGTAGATTTAAAGGTGACAGATAGAAGGAGATCAAAGCAAGGCTGGACGCTAACTGGAGCAATGACAACATTTACAAATAGCAGCGGTGACATCATTCAAAGTTCGCTAAAGTATCAAAGTAAATCATCAGGTAGCAGCCCAGTTTACTTAAATAATGCAAATCAGCCTATTGAACAAAAACAAGCAACTCCTACAGAAACAGGCTTTGTCTCTACTATTTTCGACTTAGAGGATAGTTTATCAATAGAAATCCAGCCTAACGATGCTTTAGTGGGGGATGCTTATGAATCTAAGGTAACGTGGACTCTAGAAGATGCGCCTAGGCCTTAA
- a CDS encoding DUF916 and DUF3324 domain-containing protein, whose protein sequence is MKKIFAIIFACTFAIICLPNQHAEAAEGNSFSVKAILPANQASSVTYFDLQMEPKQKQKLDVEITNQSKEQMTINCVANTAITNEMGYVDYSIPKTKPDETLKYPFADITEVSDSEITLEPNETKIWSVNIQMPEESYDGIILGGLHFKEKTKEKTEKETKQEKEVQIKNEYAYVIGVKLTEKTTIVKPELALNQIKAGSRNYRNVVEVNLQNTKATLVGGLAVDAKIYKQGSEKVLHEAKRTDLSMAPNSNFNYSVDWENQELKPGKYKLHLVAKNKDDKWEWTKDFTISSDEAKKANDKALGLEKDYTWLYITGGILLLLILITVTYLIGRRTAKKKDDEE, encoded by the coding sequence TTGAAAAAAATATTCGCTATCATCTTTGCCTGTACATTTGCTATTATTTGTTTGCCAAATCAACACGCCGAGGCAGCAGAAGGTAATAGTTTTTCCGTAAAAGCAATTCTTCCAGCTAATCAGGCATCTAGCGTGACATATTTTGATTTACAAATGGAACCTAAGCAGAAGCAAAAATTAGATGTCGAAATTACCAATCAAAGTAAAGAACAAATGACTATTAATTGCGTCGCCAACACAGCTATTACCAATGAGATGGGGTACGTCGATTACTCGATACCAAAAACAAAACCGGATGAAACGCTCAAATATCCATTTGCTGATATAACAGAAGTAAGTGACTCCGAGATTACACTTGAACCTAATGAAACTAAAATCTGGTCGGTAAATATCCAAATGCCTGAAGAAAGCTATGATGGAATTATTTTAGGCGGGTTACATTTTAAAGAAAAGACTAAAGAAAAAACAGAGAAAGAAACAAAGCAAGAAAAAGAAGTTCAAATTAAAAATGAATATGCTTATGTAATTGGTGTAAAGTTAACCGAAAAAACCACTATAGTTAAGCCGGAACTAGCATTAAATCAAATTAAAGCAGGAAGTAGGAACTACCGAAATGTAGTCGAAGTAAACTTGCAAAATACAAAAGCGACCTTAGTTGGTGGACTGGCCGTGGATGCCAAAATATATAAACAAGGCAGCGAAAAAGTGCTACATGAAGCAAAACGAACGGACTTATCAATGGCACCAAATTCCAATTTTAATTACAGTGTGGACTGGGAAAACCAAGAGTTAAAACCAGGAAAGTATAAACTTCATTTAGTCGCCAAAAATAAAGACGATAAATGGGAATGGACGAAGGATTTTACAATCTCATCAGATGAAGCTAAAAAAGCAAATGACAAAGCTTTAGGACTGGAGAAAGATTACACTTGGTTGTACATCACAGGTGGAATTCTACTCTTACTAATTCTGATTACTGTCACTTATTTAATTGGAAGACGTACTGCAAAGAAAAAAGATGATGAAGAATAA
- a CDS encoding NAD(P)H-dependent oxidoreductase, whose amino-acid sequence MTLYRQLLAREKENNPIRVGVIGAGQMGFGMISQIAAIPGMSVVGISDIHVDAAKKAADAYNATATKKEKILLSNDFKEIIHSDLVEVIVDATGVPEVGAKISLETLLAKKQLVLLNVEIDITIGPLMKKLYDSAGLVYTGSDGDEPAAITELYEFSKSMGMEVLVAGKGKNNKLKISANPDSCQVEADGKNMASHMLAAFQDGTKTMAEMNLLSNAIGYVPDVVGMHGISGDVDSVIKDLDLKEQGGILNQFGVVEYVDGLAPGVFVIVKGQNEGVSHELSYLMKKGERDHHILYRPYHLASLETPLTIAKAVLNHDHAIVPMGAPVSETVAVAKKDIAAGERLDGIGGFCVRGVLETHVDMAAEGHIPIGLISGEVVARRNIKAGTFITDEDVSLDESTTVWKLRKLQDETFSN is encoded by the coding sequence ATGACTTTATATAGACAGTTACTTGCCCGTGAGAAAGAAAATAACCCTATTCGCGTCGGCGTTATTGGCGCAGGTCAAATGGGATTCGGCATGATTTCGCAAATTGCCGCTATTCCTGGAATGAGTGTAGTTGGTATAAGTGACATTCATGTGGACGCCGCAAAAAAAGCCGCAGATGCATACAACGCCACAGCAACAAAAAAAGAAAAAATTCTATTATCAAATGACTTTAAAGAAATTATTCATTCTGATCTTGTAGAGGTGATTGTCGATGCCACTGGCGTTCCAGAAGTCGGTGCAAAAATTTCCCTAGAAACTTTACTTGCAAAAAAACAACTTGTTCTATTAAATGTAGAAATTGACATTACTATTGGACCATTAATGAAAAAATTATATGATAGCGCTGGCCTCGTTTATACCGGATCTGATGGAGACGAACCCGCTGCGATAACTGAACTTTACGAATTTTCCAAATCAATGGGTATGGAAGTACTTGTTGCCGGTAAAGGAAAAAACAACAAACTAAAAATTAGCGCTAATCCAGATAGTTGCCAAGTGGAAGCAGACGGAAAAAATATGGCTTCTCACATGCTAGCAGCTTTCCAAGATGGAACGAAAACAATGGCAGAAATGAACTTACTTTCAAACGCTATTGGATATGTTCCCGATGTCGTTGGAATGCATGGTATCTCGGGTGACGTAGATTCCGTCATTAAAGACCTCGATTTAAAAGAGCAAGGCGGTATTTTAAACCAATTTGGTGTCGTAGAATATGTAGATGGCTTGGCGCCAGGTGTTTTCGTAATTGTTAAAGGCCAAAATGAAGGTGTTAGTCATGAACTTAGCTACTTAATGAAAAAAGGTGAACGCGATCATCATATTCTGTATCGTCCTTATCATTTAGCGAGCCTAGAAACTCCACTAACTATTGCGAAAGCTGTTCTGAATCACGATCACGCTATTGTTCCTATGGGAGCTCCCGTTTCCGAAACAGTTGCAGTTGCTAAAAAAGATATAGCTGCTGGAGAAAGATTAGATGGGATTGGCGGTTTCTGTGTCCGCGGTGTGCTCGAAACTCACGTAGATATGGCGGCAGAAGGTCATATTCCAATCGGGCTAATTAGCGGTGAAGTAGTTGCACGCAGAAACATTAAAGCTGGCACATTTATTACCGACGAAGATGTTTCACTCGACGAATCAACTACTGTTTGGAAACTTAGAAAACTACAAGACGAAACATTTAGCAATTAA